CCAAGCCAGCCCGTAAAAGCGGTTCTGCGTaaactgcaaacgcgttttgcgggtcggcgggatgcggggtctagAGTTGCTCTTACAACCATTGAAGATGCCTTAAGCATCTATGCATTGAAAGAGGCCTTACAATAAATATGTGTGGCACACCAAACACCACCATAGGCGGGGGAGAGCCACATAGGCCAACGTGGCCCCTCCTGCTTCGCCCAGCACTCCCCTCACAAGACTCCTGTGTTGGTGGTATCTACCGCGTGCGGTGCGTTACAGAATCGGCACGCCAGCTTGTAGCCGTCGTCGCTGCCGAAACGGACAAGCATGTACCGCGACGAAGCGTGAGGCAGGTCAGGTAGGAGTACCTCGGCGAGGAGTCGTCGGATCGGCCAAGGAACCTACGTAGAGTACTGTACCTCGGTAGCTACCGGCCAAAGCCCTGGGGTGGGGGTGCGTCATTGCTGGGCTCACCACGAGATGGCAGACCCGCAAGGCCGCAAAGCCGAGCGAGAGCGATCCCCGGCGATCTGGGCACTTGGCCTGTGCAAGAAGCGGGCAAAGCTAGCCATGTACTAGTACATTTactgtactagtactactgtataTGGTATCTTTTTTTAAGGATAGTAGTATATTCTTTTACGAGCATAGGTCTCGTGTTCTCATTTGGGGTGCGGCTCCCCCGCAGGCGCAGTAGCACGGTTGCGAGTTACTATCGCTGAACATGTGCGACCACGTGGCCATATGCCCACCGCATCGACAAGAGACGAGTGCCGGCACACAAAAGATTTGTTGGGCCGATTTATTCTACTCCAGCAAAGATGCATCACATGCATCATACTACTGCTGTTTTTTCTTTTGTGAACGGCTAAACCGAAACACGTCATTTTCGGATCGTATCCCTACGATGCAAAATTGCTGGTGCTGGTGGTAGCTTGTCTATCATACAATAGCCAATGGTTCACGCGCCCTCGCAAAAAAGGAAAGCCCGCAAAAGGGTACTCAAAATGTGGTGCAAAACAGAGTAACCAACATGTGGTGCACAAGTAATGTGCGCAGCCGCTTGATACCTCCAACTTCCCACAAAATGATAAACCATGATATCCATTGATGGGTTGTCCCCATTTTGAATTGCGCTCAACGTCCAAAACCGTACTCGTTCTAACCTCGCTCGTAGGTCTGACTTCTTATTAAGCCATATTTTAGGTTACATCCATAGATTGCATCACCCCACCCGATAAGCCATATTTTATGCCGTCACACGCAACGAGCTGTCTCCCCGGAGTGTTATTTTATCCAGGTTAAATTCTTGCTGTACAGCATCTTGTAAAGGGAAAATAATTACCACCATATACGTTGGGAGAGCCAGAGGTCAACTTGGCCCCTCCTGCTTCGCCCAGACGGCACAAACCTGTTGCACACGCAGACGACGTGGGCACCCAGTGTGTGTGTCACGGCACGTCGGACGGCATCGCACACGTCACCGCCGAACCAATTTCCGTATAAATGCGGTAGCTAAAGAGTACAGCTCGGCCCACATCGTATCAGTCCCAGCTATCGCACACACCTGCAACGGCCAGCTCAGGAGCGGGCAAGAAGAGAAGACATTTATTTTCTTCCCTCGCGGGAGATCGATCACAGCCGGGCAGCCATGGGCGAGGAGGCCCCGGCCGCGGTCACCGCGGCGGCGACGTCGCCGGCGCCCCACTTGCTCCTCATATGCTTCCCGGGGCAGGGCCACGTCAACCCCATGCTCCGCCTCGCCAAGCGCTTcgcggccaagggcctcctggtCACCTTCTCCTCGACCTCCTACGTTGGAGGCAAGATCACGGCCTCCTCCGGGGTGGAGGCTGGCGGCGACGGCGTGCCGCTCGGCCGCGGCCGCATCCGGTTCGAGTTCTTGGACGACGATTTCGACGGGAATGACCTCGACGACCTGATGAGGCACCTGGAGACGACTGGCCCCGTGGTGTTCGCGGAGCTGCTGAGGCGCcaggaggaggcggggcggcctGTGACGTGCGTCGTCGGGAACCCGTTCCTCCCGTGGGCGATCGACGTCGCCCACGACGCCGGCATCCCCACGGCAGTGCTGTGGGTGCAGTCGTGCGCGGTGTTCTCGCTCTACTACCACCACGTGCACGGGCTCGTGGAGTTCCCGCCCGAGGACGACCTCGACGCCCGGGTCAACCTCCCGGGCCTCCCGGCGCTGTCCGTCGCCGACGTGCCGTCGTTCCTGCTGCCGTCCAACCCCTACAAGCTCCTCACCGATGCGATACTGAAGCAGTTCCGCACCATCCACAAGGCGTCGTGGGTGTTCGTCAACTCCTTCTACGAGCTGGAGCCCGACGTGGTGGACGCGCTCCCgggcatctcgccgccgccgccgccgctcatCCCCGTGGGCCCGCTCGTCGAGCTGGAGGAGGAGGGCGCCGTGCGCGGCGACATGATCAAGGCGGCGGACGACTGCGTGGGGTGGCTGGACGCGCAGGCGCCGCGCTCCGTCGTGTACGCGTCGCTCGGCAGCGTCGTGGTGCTGTCCGCCGAGGAGCTGGCCGAGATGGCGCACGGGCTCGCGTCCACCGGCCGCCCCTTCCTGTGGGTGGTTCGGCCGGACTGCAGCGCGATGCTCCCGGAGGGGTACCTGGACTCCGTCGCCGGGCGCGGCATGGTGGTGCCGTGGAGCCCGCAGGACCTGGTGCTCGCGCACCCGTCCACGGCGTGCTTCCTCACGCACTGCGGCTGGAACTCCACGCTGGAGACGCTCGCGGCGGGGCTTCCCGTGGTGGCGTTCCCGCAGTGGGGCGACCAGTGCACGGACGCCAAGTACCTCGTGGAGGAGTTCAAGATGGGGGTGCGCATCGGCACGCCGCTGCGGAGGGACTCCGTGCGCGACGCCGTGGAGGACGTCGTGGCCGGGCCGGACGCCGGCGCGATGCTCGAGAAGGCCAGAGCGTGGTGcgcggcggcgaggacggcggtggCGGCCGGCGGGTCGTCGGACCGCCACGTACAGGCGTTTGTTGACCAGGTTGTGGCGGGAACCATTGGCGCACGAGCAGATAAGGACATTGTGGCTGCGGAGCAGCAAGGTTTCGATTCATCTTCTCTACGTGGAAACTAAGGATTATTTCGGCCATCTTCAGTGAAGAAATGCGCAGAGATTTCTGAAGTTCAAAAGCGAGACACGCACAAGACTTCTCAACCGAAGCAACTTTGTCGCAGGCACGCACACAGAGTCGGAAACATCGATGGGTATGAGCAACTGAAGTCCATCGTTGACGCGATGTTGCGAGTCTTGGAGCTCAGCACTGAAGTCTGAAGATGCCGCGAGAACCGAAGCTAATACTCCCTTCATTTCAAAATAAGTAACTTAATTTTATACTAACTTTATATTATAGTTAGTATAAAATTGAGTCACTTAATTTAAGACGGAGGAAGTAATAATTATACTGGTCTTCGTTGCATGATATTTTGTTTACTTTGATCCTCTTGTTATGTTTGTTGTCGATCATACAGAGAGCCAGGCAGGCTACATGTTTCAATTAAGTATGTTCATTTAAATGTCAATAAAATTATTAAGAGCCTAATTTTGGGGCCGTTAAAGCGCTAGCAACCCTTCTCTCCTGTGAAATGCCTGAGCCAGCGAAGACACCGTTACCCCCAGCGAGCGTGTAAATGCAGCACCGCTGTGTTTTCAATTCGGGGACCACAGCGGAACTACCACAAATGTCACGCAATATCCACAGtttagactagccacaatgggtagtaacatagagtagtaacatgcccatgttactactctatgttactatcTTTATAGTGGGTAGTAACAGATGTGGCGTAACATGTATCACTTCATTCATTAGGCTATAGACttatcttgccttgatatgtgtgatatTACTCATACTaatagtaactagctatgttaccacatgcctctttttcttcatttattgcttgtcacatcatctatttttatctagatatgtgtgatgttactacctatgttactcccactgtgagTAGTTTTAGGCAACGCGAATAACATGTGCTAGCTAGTGTAGATGATGTGTCTATGAACTGGCCACATGGGAGAAGCTTCATTGACAGGTCCTGTTGCTTGTTGGATTTCAGGTAAGTTGTTGTTGCCTTACTGCAGATGGACATTTGACAACAAACAACTCTCGTGCTAAAACTCTTCAGTTAGTTGGAAAGCTCAACGTTCATAAATCGTATACTATTAACTGTGGGAAAAAACAATCAAAACAAATGCTaaagaaattcaaaaaaaaatcaatttttttcATGGCAGATAATTTGGTGTGTGATGTCCGGTTCAAATTTCAaatcatttggacatctgagtaGCTCTCGGCAAAAAAGATAAATTTGGGGTCCGTTAAAAAGTTACATGTTCATATACTGTTCTGACCCAATTTATctttttttgctgagagctactCAAATGTCCAAATGCTATGAGATTTGGAGCGCTCCTCACGCACCAAATTATCTACC
The sequence above is a segment of the Aegilops tauschii subsp. strangulata cultivar AL8/78 chromosome 6, Aet v6.0, whole genome shotgun sequence genome. Coding sequences within it:
- the LOC109754883 gene encoding gallate 1-beta-glucosyltransferase 84A23; this encodes MGEEAPAAVTAAATSPAPHLLLICFPGQGHVNPMLRLAKRFAAKGLLVTFSSTSYVGGKITASSGVEAGGDGVPLGRGRIRFEFLDDDFDGNDLDDLMRHLETTGPVVFAELLRRQEEAGRPVTCVVGNPFLPWAIDVAHDAGIPTAVLWVQSCAVFSLYYHHVHGLVEFPPEDDLDARVNLPGLPALSVADVPSFLLPSNPYKLLTDAILKQFRTIHKASWVFVNSFYELEPDVVDALPGISPPPPPLIPVGPLVELEEEGAVRGDMIKAADDCVGWLDAQAPRSVVYASLGSVVVLSAEELAEMAHGLASTGRPFLWVVRPDCSAMLPEGYLDSVAGRGMVVPWSPQDLVLAHPSTACFLTHCGWNSTLETLAAGLPVVAFPQWGDQCTDAKYLVEEFKMGVRIGTPLRRDSVRDAVEDVVAGPDAGAMLEKARAWCAAARTAVAAGGSSDRHVQAFVDQVVAGTIGARADKDIVAAEQQGFDSSSLRGN